A window of Bdellovibrionales bacterium genomic DNA:
GAGCCTCAATCCAGCAGCCTTCTGGCATAAGCCAGACGGCTGCTGGATGGACTTTATGGTCCATCGGGTGTACACCTCGGCTTTGCCGAGGTTTTTTTCTGACTCGTCGGCGCTTTCCCTGTTTTTGTGAGACGGTCTTGCCATGATTACACTTTTTCACCTTGATCACGGTCGGTTAGCTCAAGTGAGTGTTGAGGGCGTTTTAGAGACGCTCCCCGCCGATACCCTTTGGGTTGATCTGTATTCCCCTACACGCGACGAAGAAAAAACCGTCGAGCATCTCTTGTCGATTGAAGTGCCAACGCGCGATGAAATGCAGGAAATTGAAACATCCAGCCGCCTTTATGTCGATGAAGGCGCCCTCGTCATGACGATGGCGATTTTGAATAAGCCGACGAGCGATGAGCCAGAGGCCGCTTCGGTGACGTTTATCCTTGTTCGCAATCGTTTGCTGACAGTGCGCTACGTCGATCCTGTGCCGTTTAGCCAGTTTATCCAGAAAATCAAGAAGCATCCCGTTTTGGTTCCTTCGGGGGAGCAAGCGCTGCTTGGCCTTTTGGAACAGGTTTCCGATAACCTTGCCGATATCTTGGAAAGTGCCACGACGGATATTGAAGGGCTGTCGCGTACCATCTTCCGCTCCAACCGCGCCGCCCAAAATCATACGGATTTTAAAGAAGCGATTGATCGCATCGGTCATGTCGGTGATCTGGCGACCAAGGCCAAGGGCAGCTTGATGAACTTGACGCGGCTTTTGCTCTTTCTTGCGGCGCAATCCGATATCAATAAGGATTCGAAAGACCGCATGAAGACCCTGATGCAGGACGCCAACTCCATTGATGAGCATGCGCGCTTCCTTTCCGCCAAGGTCAGCTTTATGCTGGATGCGACGATGGGGTTGATCAATCTGGAGCAAAATAATATCATCAAGATGTTTTCTGTTGCCGCCGTGGTTTTCTTGCCGCCGACCCTGATCGCCAGCATTTATGGTATGAATTTCCATGTGTTGCCAGAATTGAGCTGGGCTTGGGGCTATCCGTTCGCTTTGTTGCTCATGCTCCTTTCCGCCGCGATCCCCCTGTGGTTCTTTTGGCGTAAAAAGTGGCTTTAACACTGTGTTAAGGTTCTTTCGGTATAAATTGGCCTAAGTTTTTCTAGGGTTATCTCTTAGGCGTTGCCCGAAGAAGATCCAACCGAACCGAAAAAGGGAGAATTTCAATGCTTGTTAAAAAACTTATGCCCCGCTCAATGCGCGGCTTTACCTTAACCGAAGCCGCGATCGTTCTTGGCATCGTCGGTTTGATCTTGGGTGCGATCTGGGTCGCAGCGGCGGCTGTGTACACAAATTTGCGTACTTCGACGACGTCGAACCAGTTGCTGCAAATGGTTCAATCTGTGCGTTCACTTCATGCTACGCAAAACACTGTTGATGCGGGCTTAACTGGAATGGCGACTGGCTCTCTGCAGATTGCTAAGGCTGGGGGCATACCCAAGGATATGCTTGATAACCCAACAAATCCAACGAAAGTACGCAGTGTTTGGGGTGGGGATGTCGAAATCGCACATGCCACGACGGATGTGACAGATGACTCCTTTATCATCACATATAAGGCTATTCCTCCTCAAGCCTGTGCCGATTTGCTGACGCGCAATACCGGTTCTGGGCGTGATGGTGGGTTAAGTGCTGCTGGTGCTGCACTACCGACAATCACAGCGTTCCCCATTTCGGTTACGCTGGCTGTAACCACATGCGGTGCTTTGGCAACAAGCGACTTGTCTTTCAAATTCAAGTTGAAGTCATAAGCTAACGTGTCAAGTGTAAGAAACGAAGAAAAGCGGGGGGCTAGTTCCCCCGCTTTTTTTTATGCGCCGTGGGCTTTGGCAGTTAACAAAGTCGTAAGGCGCGTTTGATAGGGTGATGATTATTGTTGCCAGAGAGAGAATAAAGCGCTTTCTTAACGTATAAGAAAACACCGTCATTCCCGCGCCCTCGTCCCGCCGCTCTTGCGGCGGGCGAAAGGGCAAAGTGGGAATCCCGTTTTCTTTTTTTTTGCAAAGAGAAATAAGCAAAGATGACGTTAGCGGATCGAAAACTAAAACAAACGGGATCCCCGCTTTCGCGGGGATGACAAGAGAGGTTATACAAGAGGCTTAATGAAACGTCGTTGGTTGATCAGTGGAGAGTTTTATCTGGCTGCGCCCGTTGTTATCGTTGTGGCGTGTGCAAGCCTATGGTTTTCCCTTAGCGCCGTGTATGAAAACTATAATCTTGGTCGCGCGTTTAACCAGCTTATCCGCGTTGTGGACGTCGCGCGCGAGATGCGCGTCGTAGAGGGCGCTTCACCAGAGCAAGCCGTTCAAACGCTGCTAGAACGTCTTGCCGAGCTTGATATCGCCGATGTCAAGACGACGAGCCCCAATTTCTTGGGCAAAAGCGGAGAACGCGGTTTTAAAAATCCTTGGGGCTATGATGTTGGGGCTTTTTTTTATCCTTCCGCGAAAGCCTTTCGGCTAGAGATGGAGGTATCGCCCCATGCTTGCCGTCACCTATTGGATATTTATGCCAAGAACATGGCTCCCTTTGGCATTCGCCGCGTGGATGCGCGAGAGCAAGACCCTAACGCGGCGTGGCGTTTGGTTTATGAGGAGTCCCAACAAAAGGGCGTTGCGCCTCAATTGGGGGCAGAGGCCATCGCCAGTGGCTGCGGCCGTGATGAACATATCCTGCTGTCATTGACCTTTCTTTTGTAAAAAGAGGGCTACAGCGCGATAAATTAAGGTTTTTTAATCCTTTCTTGCTATTCTGGATATAGCTTAAGTCAGATAAAATGATTTAAAAAACGGGATCCCCGCTTTCGCGGGGATGACGGTAGAGGGGCTAATTTAAACATAAACCCCGTCATGCCCGTGAAAACGGGCATCCAGTTTGTTTTTCTTTTTTCATGATCACTTTATCGGAGATAGGCTGCAGACTAGGGAAGGCGCGTTGTTCCTTTGAAAAAAAAGGGGGGACGACGCCAAAAGGAGTAAAGGCGCTTTATGTATCTGTTCGTTTATGTTTTTCTGTTGATGTCGGTGATGGGCCTTTACACCCAGCTTTTTGTGCTGAGCACCTCGCGCATGGCCGAAAACCAAAAAGGTGTGGCCGAGATTATGTTGGTCTGGCATGGTGCGGCGTACAAAAAGGCGAAGAGTGCTACGACTTCTCCGCTTACAGATTGTTATTTATATAATGGTGGCTGGGGCGCTGCCTGCGGAAATGTAATTGACTCAACCGTGTTGCCTTCGGGCTACCAGTTGGCAAATCCAAGCTTTCTGTTTCGCTCTTATGTTTATACATCAGGTAGCACGCGTTACGTCGTGACCTATGTGCCCCCACCTCCAGCGACGAACACGCTTGGCTATTCGGCGCAGCAGATTTTGGCGCAGATGCGTAACACCGATTTTCCCAAGATTTCCTATGGCGGCGTAGCGACGACATCTTGTAATGGCACAAATGGACATTGGTTGGTGACGAATGAACTTTCTGTGACGGGGGGGACTACTCGGCAAGTGTGTTATCCTATGGATCCGATTGTGCTTGACGGTTCGGCAGGGATTATTTCGATTTTGGGAAGTTGATAGGGGCGTGACCCCGCAAACAAAGACATGAAGGAGAGACGACCATGATGCGTATTGGCAGACTGAACGGAAAAGGCAAACGCGCGGGCTTTACGCTGATTGAGCTGGCGATTGTTCTGGCCGTGACCTCGCTTCTCACCGCGGGCCTGTGGCGCATGATGTCCAGTGGCAGCACGCAGCTCCGCGATCAAGCCGCAGCGGATCAGCATAAAGAACTAATCAAAGCCGTACGTGGTTATTTGGCGAGTTCAGATGGAGCTTCTGTTCTTTCAAAAGCGGCAGCGAATACCACATTTGCTCTTGCTCTTGATGGCGCTGTTGATGGAAGCGTTGTTGGGGCGACGGCAGCGAATTTCAGTGCCTTTGTTAATTTTCTTCCTGCTGGGACGGGGGTGGATACAACCAATTCGTACAATCAAACATATCAAGTGAAGGTTTTAAAGGATGCCCAGCCTGCCGGAACTCCACCTGATAGTTACTCCTTTATGATCAAGACGTTTAATGGCGACACCATTCCCGATACATCGGGCGGGCGCATCTCTAGCATGATCGGCGGCGATGGCGGGTTTGTGTATGCTGCCAATGTTTGTGGTGCTAATTTTGCCTGTGGTGCGTATGGGTCTTGGTCTGCGAATCCAACAACCACCTATCTGTTGGCGACCGCTGCTGGCCAAGTCGCCTCGCGCACCTTTGTCGGCATGAACGCCTCTCTTAACGCCCCTTGGCTCGCACGATTGCCTGTGGATGGGGATGCGAATATGAGCGGCATCGGTGATTACAATACCGTCCAAACCGATATCTCGCTGGGTGGGAAAATTATGTATGGTGGTGTTGGAACGGGGACAGTAGGAGGCACAATAAATAACTTACGGCGTCTTTACTTAGAGAAACCAGCCGCAGACGATGCATCCAATAGCGCTGCCCTAGAAGTAAATGCTTGCAGGCCGCTTGCGCCAGGTAGTGCTACGTGCAAGGATGCTGTATCAATCATAGGCGGTGTTAATGTTGATGGTTTTTTAAAAGCATCCAGCTTGTACGCAGGCATGTTTATTTATGATACGTCCGACAGCCGAAAAAAGCATGACATCGCACCGATCAAAAATGCGTTGGACAAGTTTAATGAACTGAATGGTTATAGTTTTGTGATGAATGGCGGTAAAGAAACGAAGTATGGTGTTATCGCGCAGGAAGTCGAAAAGGTCTTTCCAGAGGTCGTTTCCACGGATGATGCGGGATACAAGTCTGTTGATTATATGGGGTTGATCGGGCCGCTTGTTGCCGCCGTGAAAGAGCTAAAGCAGGAGAATGAGGCGTTAAAGGCGGATGTTGCTCTGCTTAAGAAAAAGGTGGGGCGTAAGTAAGGCCAACGTGCCTATGAACTGATCAGCGCCCCTTCTGTCATCCCCGCGCTTTCCTCCTTTCGTCATCCCCGCGAAGGCGGGGATCCAGCGCCGAGTGTCTACGAGGCGCATAAAGAAAACAAAGGTAACGACATCCTTTTGTTTTTAGACTCATCCGCGCCACAGACACCGCGCAGCTGGATCCCCGCCTTCGCGGGGATGACGCTAAAGGCAAATGTTTCCATAAAATACCGTCATCCTCGACGAGCTTTGCGATAGCAAGGCGAAGAGCGGGGATCCAGCTGCGCGGCGTCTGCCGCGCACATGACTTATACGCCTCGCTAGCCTGCCCCGTGCTTGACACGGGGCTCGGTGCAGGATTTCCCGCCTTTGCGGGGATGACAAGGGGGGGGGATGAAAAAAAAGGGCGGCCCATAGGCCGCCCTTTTTTATAAAATGTTCAGACTCTATTTAACGCCGTACTTTGTGCAAACCACTTGGCATGTTCCCGTAGCGCCGCTAATGGGTTGGACGCAGCATTTGGGGATCATGGTCAGGCCGGTTTCATTTCTAGGAAGCTTCTTGGTCGTCAAGCAAAGACCGCTGTCTAGTCCCATGCTCGTTTCAAAAAAGCCCCTTGGATTTGAAAGCCTCATGCGGTTTGTTACGCAGGTTGAGGCAATAGAAAGGGCCGTTTCTTCGACCATTTTTTTTGACTCTGTGCTTGTAAGGGGGGGGCAGGTAAAACTAGGTGTGCATTCGTAAGAGCCAAACGTCGGTGATGAATCATTCACTTCCAGTGCCATCGCAGGGATCGCTGTGGCCATCAAACTGACGGTGAGGAGGAGGGGGGCAAGGCGCATGGGAACATCCCTTTCTAAGTCAAAAAAACGAGAGGACCAAAACCGCACGGCCTTTCCTTACGAAAAGTGCGAATCCTGACGCTGGTCATTCTAGGCCAAGTCGCGCTATAACTCAAGTCATGAGCGAAAATCCAACTCTATCCATCGAAACGCCGGAAGCAGGTCGCCTTGATAAGTCTCTGGCCGCCGCTTTGGCCGCGCATGAGGTTGCGGCGGGCCTTGGCCTGTCCCGTGTGCGGGTTCAGGCCTTGATCAAAGAGGGCTGCGTTGTGTCGGCGGATGGCGGCAAGGCCGTCCTTGACCCCAACCATCCCACGCAGGCTGGCGATAGGTACAGGGTCACGCTTCCCACCGCCGTGGCCGCCACGCCTCTGGCCGAGGCCATCCCCTTGGACATTGTGTTTGAGGATGAGGACATGCTGGTCATCAACAAGCCTGCGGGGCTTGTGGTGCATCCTGCCGCTGGCAATTGGGATGGCACGCTCGTCAACGCGCTGTTGGGGCATTGTGGGAACAGCCTGAGTGGCATCGGCGGCGTGGCGAGGCCCGGAATCGTCCATCGCCTTGATAAGGACACCAGCGGCCTGATGGTTGTGGCCAAGAACGACTTTGCCCATCAAAAACTAACCGCGCAATTTTCGGATCGCAGCTTAAGCCGCGTTTATCAGGCTCTCATTTGGGGCGTTATGCACCCGTTGAAGGGCGAGATCGAAGGCGCGATTGGCCGCCACCCAAGGTCGCGGCAAAAGATGGCCGTCGTTCCCTATGGCGGAAAGGAAGCCCTGACGCATTATGAAACGCTAGAGATATTCTCTACCTTCGTTTCCTTACTGTCGTGCAAGCTGGAGACGGGGCGCACGCACCAGATTCGCGTGCATTTGGCCTCGGTTCATCACCCTGTGGTGGGCGATCCCCTGTATGGCACGCGCAAGAAGATTGAGGGCGAGAAAAAGGATCGTGGCATCGTGGCGCTTTTGCACGATTTTCCGCGTCAGGCGTTGCACGCGGGCGAGATCACGTTCATCCACCCCCGCAGCGGTAAGCGGCTGAAGTTCAAGGCTTCCTTGCCTTCGGACATGAAGGCGTTGTTAAAAAGCCTAAAAAGCGCTAAATAAAGGCCTTCAGGCTTTAGCCTTCGGGGCGTCTTGTCTTAGTTTTGTCATGATGATGAAATATGATTTCCTTCATTGCTTTTTAACAACAGGTCTCCACTCGTGAACATCGCCTCATCCAGCTTGCCGGTTCTTAAGGGAGAGGGAAATCTTTCCTTCTACCTGCGGGAAATCCGCAAGTTTCCTATGCTGGATCCGAATGAGGAGTTCATGCTGGCCAAGGCATGGCGTGAGCATGGCGACATCGACGCGGCGCATAAGCTGGTGACCAGCCATCTGCGCCTTGTCGCCAAAATCGCCATGGGCTATCGCGGCTATGGCCTTCCGGTGTCTGAGCTGATTTCCGAAGGCAACATCGGCATGATGCAGGCGGTCAAGCGCTTTGATCCTGACCGAGGCTTTCGCCTTGCCACCTATGCGATGTGGTGGATCCGCGCCGCGATACAGGAATATATTTTGCATTCGTGGTCGCTGGTCAAAATCGGCACGACCGCCGCGCAAAAGAAGCTGTTCTTCAATCTTCGCCGCCTGAAAAACGACATGCGCGCTATCGACAATGGGGAGTTGTCGCCAGAGCAAGTCACGCATATCGCCCAGCAACTCGCCGTTCCCGAAGGCGATGTCGTCTCCAT
This region includes:
- a CDS encoding tail fiber domain-containing protein — encoded protein: MMRIGRLNGKGKRAGFTLIELAIVLAVTSLLTAGLWRMMSSGSTQLRDQAAADQHKELIKAVRGYLASSDGASVLSKAAANTTFALALDGAVDGSVVGATAANFSAFVNFLPAGTGVDTTNSYNQTYQVKVLKDAQPAGTPPDSYSFMIKTFNGDTIPDTSGGRISSMIGGDGGFVYAANVCGANFACGAYGSWSANPTTTYLLATAAGQVASRTFVGMNASLNAPWLARLPVDGDANMSGIGDYNTVQTDISLGGKIMYGGVGTGTVGGTINNLRRLYLEKPAADDASNSAALEVNACRPLAPGSATCKDAVSIIGGVNVDGFLKASSLYAGMFIYDTSDSRKKHDIAPIKNALDKFNELNGYSFVMNGGKETKYGVIAQEVEKVFPEVVSTDDAGYKSVDYMGLIGPLVAAVKELKQENEALKADVALLKKKVGRK
- a CDS encoding type 4 pilus major pilin, with product MLVKKLMPRSMRGFTLTEAAIVLGIVGLILGAIWVAAAAVYTNLRTSTTSNQLLQMVQSVRSLHATQNTVDAGLTGMATGSLQIAKAGGIPKDMLDNPTNPTKVRSVWGGDVEIAHATTDVTDDSFIITYKAIPPQACADLLTRNTGSGRDGGLSAAGAALPTITAFPISVTLAVTTCGALATSDLSFKFKLKS
- a CDS encoding magnesium transporter CorA family protein, whose amino-acid sequence is MITLFHLDHGRLAQVSVEGVLETLPADTLWVDLYSPTRDEEKTVEHLLSIEVPTRDEMQEIETSSRLYVDEGALVMTMAILNKPTSDEPEAASVTFILVRNRLLTVRYVDPVPFSQFIQKIKKHPVLVPSGEQALLGLLEQVSDNLADILESATTDIEGLSRTIFRSNRAAQNHTDFKEAIDRIGHVGDLATKAKGSLMNLTRLLLFLAAQSDINKDSKDRMKTLMQDANSIDEHARFLSAKVSFMLDATMGLINLEQNNIIKMFSVAAVVFLPPTLIASIYGMNFHVLPELSWAWGYPFALLLMLLSAAIPLWFFWRKKWL
- the rpoH gene encoding RNA polymerase sigma factor RpoH, whose translation is MNIASSSLPVLKGEGNLSFYLREIRKFPMLDPNEEFMLAKAWREHGDIDAAHKLVTSHLRLVAKIAMGYRGYGLPVSELISEGNIGMMQAVKRFDPDRGFRLATYAMWWIRAAIQEYILHSWSLVKIGTTAAQKKLFFNLRRLKNDMRAIDNGELSPEQVTHIAQQLAVPEGDVVSMNRRMSGGGDQSLNAPISMGGEDGDGEWMDWLADESDSQEHLLGVEQERQHRERLLAQAMLHLNERERDIIAARRMSDPPVTLDDLSQKFGISRERVRQLEVRAFEKLQESIKKAAVKEGLIIEGR
- a CDS encoding RluA family pseudouridine synthase, whose amino-acid sequence is MSENPTLSIETPEAGRLDKSLAAALAAHEVAAGLGLSRVRVQALIKEGCVVSADGGKAVLDPNHPTQAGDRYRVTLPTAVAATPLAEAIPLDIVFEDEDMLVINKPAGLVVHPAAGNWDGTLVNALLGHCGNSLSGIGGVARPGIVHRLDKDTSGLMVVAKNDFAHQKLTAQFSDRSLSRVYQALIWGVMHPLKGEIEGAIGRHPRSRQKMAVVPYGGKEALTHYETLEIFSTFVSLLSCKLETGRTHQIRVHLASVHHPVVGDPLYGTRKKIEGEKKDRGIVALLHDFPRQALHAGEITFIHPRSGKRLKFKASLPSDMKALLKSLKSAK